A single Brachionichthys hirsutus isolate HB-005 chromosome 17, CSIRO-AGI_Bhir_v1, whole genome shotgun sequence DNA region contains:
- the pdlim3b gene encoding PDZ and LIM domain protein 3b, whose translation MPHNVVLDGPAPWGFRLAGGKDFSQPLTISRITPGSKASIANLSPGDVILAIEGVPAAGMLHCEAQNKIKEATYKLCLTVQRNEAKLWSPRVVEEGRAHPYKINLEAEPQEHKHVGVAHNRKAQPFIAAANIDDGHQVVSASYNTPIGLYSSGNIQDAMEGQVRGLVPQKPVSPRTLKSIEESDVYQMLQKDQEEPQAPRQSGSFKALQEFVDSDGTRPIGTRTVKAPTDKPHPPTGNLHKLPVCDKCGNGIVGTVVKARDKFRHPDCFVCSDCDVSLKQKGYFFVEGRLCCETHARARMRPVEGLELVTTFPSA comes from the exons ATGCCGCACAATGTCGTTTTGGACGGTCCAGCCCCCTGGGGGTTTCGCTTGGCGGGAGGAAAGGACTTCAGCCAGCCCCTTACCATCTCCAGG ATCACGCCTGGCAGTAAGGCCTCCATAGCCAACCTGAGTCCTGGCGACGTCATCCTGGCCATCGAGGGCGTTCCAGCTGCCGGCATGCTGCACTGTGAAGCCCAGAATAAGATCAAAGAAGCCACCTATAAGCTCTGTCTCACTGTCCAAAG AAATGAGGCCAAACTGTGGTCGCCACGCGTCGTGGAGGAAGGTCGAGCTCACCCGTATAAAATCAACCTGGAAGCGGAACCTCAG GAACACAAACACGTCGGCGTCGCGCACAATCGGAAAGCTCAGCCGTTCATCGCCGCGGCGAACATCGACGACGGGCACCAGGTGGTCAGTGCGTCGTACAACACTCCCATCGGCCTCTACTCCTCCGGCAACATCCAGGACGCCATGGAGGGCCAGGTCCGAGGCCTGGTCCCCCAGAAGCCTGTGAG CCCCAGGACTCTGAAGAGCATTGAGGAGTCCGACGTCtaccagatgctgcagaaggACCAGGAGGAACCTCAGGCTCCTCGGCAGTCCGGCTCCTTCAAGGCCCTGCAGGAGTTCGTCGACAGCGACG GCACTCGTCCCATCGGGACCAGGACGGTCAAAGCTCCCACGGACAAACCGCACCCGCCCACGGGAAACCTGCACAAGCTGCCCGTCTGCGACAAGTGTGGGAATGGGATTGT CGGGACGGTGGTGAAAGCGCGAGACAAGTTCCGTCACCCCGACTGCTTCGTGTGCTCCGACTGTGACGTCAGCCTCAAACAGAAGGGCTACTTCTTTGTGGAGGGCCGACTGTGCTGCGAGACCCACGCGCGCGCCCGGATGAGGCCGGTGGAGGGACTGGAACTCGTCACGACCTTTCCTTCTGCGTAA
- the LOC137906301 gene encoding lecithin retinol acyltransferase-like → MLPFQLLGFFFVASKDEEEDPEHDHDLPLYKRGDLLEVPRTLFTHFGIYLGDDRVAHLIPDILPVFSKNKPAISKMVTNNRLLLGVVAKVASVRVDSVADFAYGSRILVNHMDGVCSEAPLDGEEVARRAEKLLGAVDYSLLWYNCEHYVMHCRYGTATSYQTHQFCTAVRKLVCSRTTSYWTALCGVGLSLYLGCATPLTVLSTLLVSFTIWMAA, encoded by the exons ATGCTTCCTTTCCAGCTGCTCGGCTTCTTCTTTGTGGCTTCcaaagacgaggaggaagacccCGAGCACGATCACGATCTCCCGCTCTACAAACGGGGGGACTTGCTGGAAGTTCCCAGGACGTTATTCACCCACTTCGGCATCTACCTCGGGGACGATCGCGTGGCTCATCTCATTCCGGACATACTCCCCGTTTTCTCCAAAAACAAACCGGCGATTTCCAAGATGGTGACAAATAATCGcctgctgctgggggtcgtcgccAAAGTCGCCAGCGTCAGAGTGGACTCGGTGGCGGATTTCGCCTACGGATCCCGGATTCTGGTCAACCACATGGACGGAGTGTGCAGCGAGGCCCCTCTGGATGGAGAGGAAGTGGCCAGGAGGGCGGAGAAGCTCCTCGGCGCCGTCGACTACAGCTTGCTGTGGTACAACTGTGAACACTACGTCATGCACTGCAGATACGGGACGGCCACCAGCTACCAGACGCACCAG TTCTGCACGGCGGTGAGGAAGCTAGTCTGCAGCAGGACGACCTCCTATTGGACCGCACTGTGCGGCGTTGGACTCTCCCTGTATCTGGGCTGCGCCACCCCGCTGACGGTCTTGTCGACTCTGCTGGTCTCTTTCACCATCTGGATGGCGGCCTGA